One genomic window of Gossypium hirsutum isolate 1008001.06 chromosome D11, Gossypium_hirsutum_v2.1, whole genome shotgun sequence includes the following:
- the LOC107911828 gene encoding pentatricopeptide repeat-containing protein At5g39350 isoform X2, which yields MNGQSLVLSKGKQCKSLLKHYIAAKSLTKTTQLHALIITSGLLSPHLCSDLSCSYACCGHIDTARKLFDEIPHPTLFPYNMMLKMYTKNGFYLETLNLFLEMVNLGKCMADNYTYPFVFKAIGEEKLVDFGRVVHGRVLMGGFEKDSFVMNSLLAMYMNCGKKEEGGKVFDSMLKPNVVSWNSMISGYFKNGRAKEALEIFNKMVDDEVVVDCATVVSVLPVCGFLKELEVGRRVHELVKEKGWEKEVVVRNALVDMFAKCGSMEEARLVFDGMVQRDVVTWTSLINVYISNGDLRAALRLCFLMVLEGVKPNSVTLASLLSACGESNNLMDGRCLHGWAIRQKLEADVMVETSLIDMYAKCNRFDLSFQVFKRTSKRKTVPWNAILAGCIHNRLGNEAIILFKEMLIEGMKPDGATLKSFLPAYAIHADLQQAMNMHSYLVRSGLLSNSEIATAVVDIYSKCGHLESAYKIFSGIPDKKKDIYLWSVIIAGFGAHGHGEIAVSLFKEMVRAGVKPNEVTFTSVLHACSHAGLVDEGLDLFKFMLINHQISPADDHYTCIVDLLGRSGRLDEAYDIIRTMPYTPSHAVWGALLGACVIHENAELGEKAAKRLFELEPENTGNYVLMAKIYSAVGRWKDAENMRRIINDIGLRKAPAHSLIQVRNM from the coding sequence ATGAATGGGCAATCTCTGGTCTTGTCCAAAGGCAAACAATGCAAGTCTCTCTTAAAACACTACATTGCCGCTAAATCCCTCACCAAAACGACCCAACTCCATGCCTTAATCATAACGTCAGGCCTCCTTAGCCCCCATCTCTGCTCAGACCTTTCTTGTTCATATGCTTGTTGCGGCCACATCGACACTGCTCGCAAACTGTTCGATGAAATACCTCATCCAACCTTGTTTCCATATAACATGATGTTGAAAATGTACACAAAGAATGGGTTCTATTTGGAAACACTAAATTTGTTTCTTGAGATGGTTAACTTGGGGAAATGCATGGCAGACAATTATACGTACCCTTTTGTTTTTAAGGCTATCGGGGAAGAGAAGTTGGTTGATTTCGGTAGGGTGGTTCATGGGAGAGTTTTGATGGGTGGTTTTGAAAAGGACAGTTTTGTGATGAATTCTTTGTTGGCAATGTATATGAATTGCGGGAAGAAAGAGGAAGGAGGGAAAGTTTTTGATTCTATGTTGAAGCCTAATGTGGTTTCATGGAATTCGATGATTAGTGGGTACTTCAAAAATGGACGCGCCAAGGAAGCtttggaaatttttaataagatgGTGGATGATGAGGTGGTCGTGGATTGTGCTACTGTTGTTTCGGTTTTGCCTGTTTGTGGATTTTTGAAGGAATTGGAGGTTGGGAGAAGGGTTCATGAGTTGGTGAAAGAGAAGGGTTGGGAGAAGGAAGTAGTAGTGAGGAATGCGTTAGTGGATATGTTCGCAAAATGTGGGAGTATGGAGGAAGCAAGGTTGGTTTTTGATGGAATGGTTCAAAGGGATGTGGTGACTTGGACTTCTTTGATCAATGTGTATATTTCGAATGGTGATTTAAGAGCTGCATTGAGACTTTGTTTCTTGATGGTGCTTGAAGGTGTGAAACCTAATTCGGTTACCCTTGCATCTCTTCTTTCGGCTTGTGGGGAGTCGAACAATTTAATGGATGGTAGGTGTCTGCATGGTTGGGCAATAAGGCAAAAACTTGAGGCTGATGTTATGGTGGAGACTTCATTGATCGATATGTATGCTAAATGCAATCGATTTGACCTTAGCTTCCAAGTTTTCAAGAGAACTTCAAAAAGGAAAACGGTTCCATGGAATGCAATTCTCGCCGGTTGCATTCATAATAGACTTGGAAATGAAGCAATAATACTTTTCAAAGAAATGCTGATAGAAGGGATGAAACCTGATGGTGCTACCTTGAAGAGTTTTCTACCTGCATATGCCATCCATGCAGATTTACAGCAAGCAATGAACATGCATTCTTATTTGGTAAGGTCTGGATTattgtcaaacagtgaaattgCCACCGCGGTAGTTGATATATATTCAAAATGCGGCCATTTAGAATCTGCTTACAAGATCTTTAGTGGGATACCTGACAAGAAAAAGGACATTTATCTGTGGAGTGTAATAATAGCTGGTTTTGGAGCACATGGACATGGTGAGATAGCTGTTTCGCTTTTCAAAGAGATGGTTCGAGCCGGGGTAAAGCCTAATGAAGTTACTTTCACTTCTGTGCTGCATGCTTGCAGCCATGCTGGTTTGGTGGATGAGGGTTTGGATTTGTTTAAATTCATGCTTATAAACCACCAAATAAGTCCGGCAGATGATCATTATACTTGCATTGTCGACCTTCTTGGCCGTTCTGGTAGACTGGATGAGGCTTATGATATCATTAGAACAATGCCGTACACACCTAGTCATGCCGTTTGGGGTGCATTGCTTGGTGCTTGTGTAATACACGAGAATGCTGAGTTGGGGGAGAAAGCTGCAAAGCGGCTTTTCGAACTGGAGCCAGAGAACACCGGGAATTATGTATTGATGGCAAAAATTTATTCTGCAGTTGGGAGGTGGAAAGATGCAGAAAATATGAGACGTATAATAAATGACATTGGATTGCGGAAAGCACCAGCTCACAGTTTGATTCAGGTAAGAAATATGTGA
- the LOC107911828 gene encoding pentatricopeptide repeat-containing protein At5g39350 isoform X1: MNGQSLVLSKGKQCKSLLKHYIAAKSLTKTTQLHALIITSGLLSPHLCSDLSCSYACCGHIDTARKLFDEIPHPTLFPYNMMLKMYTKNGFYLETLNLFLEMVNLGKCMADNYTYPFVFKAIGEEKLVDFGRVVHGRVLMGGFEKDSFVMNSLLAMYMNCGKKEEGGKVFDSMLKPNVVSWNSMISGYFKNGRAKEALEIFNKMVDDEVVVDCATVVSVLPVCGFLKELEVGRRVHELVKEKGWEKEVVVRNALVDMFAKCGSMEEARLVFDGMVQRDVVTWTSLINVYISNGDLRAALRLCFLMVLEGVKPNSVTLASLLSACGESNNLMDGRCLHGWAIRQKLEADVMVETSLIDMYAKCNRFDLSFQVFKRTSKRKTVPWNAILAGCIHNRLGNEAIILFKEMLIEGMKPDGATLKSFLPAYAIHADLQQAMNMHSYLVRSGLLSNSEIATAVVDIYSKCGHLESAYKIFSGIPDKKKDIYLWSVIIAGFGAHGHGEIAVSLFKEMVRAGVKPNEVTFTSVLHACSHAGLVDEGLDLFKFMLINHQISPADDHYTCIVDLLGRSGRLDEAYDIIRTMPYTPSHAVWGALLGACVIHENAELGEKAAKRLFELEPENTGNYVLMAKIYSAVGRWKDAENMRRIINDIGLRKAPAHSLIQSKMEAKLNQENPVIYVTRAQIEVLDIDTSYIYRFLKGHGHIHIHVLVSKRCIEHEHRT; encoded by the exons ATGAATGGGCAATCTCTGGTCTTGTCCAAAGGCAAACAATGCAAGTCTCTCTTAAAACACTACATTGCCGCTAAATCCCTCACCAAAACGACCCAACTCCATGCCTTAATCATAACGTCAGGCCTCCTTAGCCCCCATCTCTGCTCAGACCTTTCTTGTTCATATGCTTGTTGCGGCCACATCGACACTGCTCGCAAACTGTTCGATGAAATACCTCATCCAACCTTGTTTCCATATAACATGATGTTGAAAATGTACACAAAGAATGGGTTCTATTTGGAAACACTAAATTTGTTTCTTGAGATGGTTAACTTGGGGAAATGCATGGCAGACAATTATACGTACCCTTTTGTTTTTAAGGCTATCGGGGAAGAGAAGTTGGTTGATTTCGGTAGGGTGGTTCATGGGAGAGTTTTGATGGGTGGTTTTGAAAAGGACAGTTTTGTGATGAATTCTTTGTTGGCAATGTATATGAATTGCGGGAAGAAAGAGGAAGGAGGGAAAGTTTTTGATTCTATGTTGAAGCCTAATGTGGTTTCATGGAATTCGATGATTAGTGGGTACTTCAAAAATGGACGCGCCAAGGAAGCtttggaaatttttaataagatgGTGGATGATGAGGTGGTCGTGGATTGTGCTACTGTTGTTTCGGTTTTGCCTGTTTGTGGATTTTTGAAGGAATTGGAGGTTGGGAGAAGGGTTCATGAGTTGGTGAAAGAGAAGGGTTGGGAGAAGGAAGTAGTAGTGAGGAATGCGTTAGTGGATATGTTCGCAAAATGTGGGAGTATGGAGGAAGCAAGGTTGGTTTTTGATGGAATGGTTCAAAGGGATGTGGTGACTTGGACTTCTTTGATCAATGTGTATATTTCGAATGGTGATTTAAGAGCTGCATTGAGACTTTGTTTCTTGATGGTGCTTGAAGGTGTGAAACCTAATTCGGTTACCCTTGCATCTCTTCTTTCGGCTTGTGGGGAGTCGAACAATTTAATGGATGGTAGGTGTCTGCATGGTTGGGCAATAAGGCAAAAACTTGAGGCTGATGTTATGGTGGAGACTTCATTGATCGATATGTATGCTAAATGCAATCGATTTGACCTTAGCTTCCAAGTTTTCAAGAGAACTTCAAAAAGGAAAACGGTTCCATGGAATGCAATTCTCGCCGGTTGCATTCATAATAGACTTGGAAATGAAGCAATAATACTTTTCAAAGAAATGCTGATAGAAGGGATGAAACCTGATGGTGCTACCTTGAAGAGTTTTCTACCTGCATATGCCATCCATGCAGATTTACAGCAAGCAATGAACATGCATTCTTATTTGGTAAGGTCTGGATTattgtcaaacagtgaaattgCCACCGCGGTAGTTGATATATATTCAAAATGCGGCCATTTAGAATCTGCTTACAAGATCTTTAGTGGGATACCTGACAAGAAAAAGGACATTTATCTGTGGAGTGTAATAATAGCTGGTTTTGGAGCACATGGACATGGTGAGATAGCTGTTTCGCTTTTCAAAGAGATGGTTCGAGCCGGGGTAAAGCCTAATGAAGTTACTTTCACTTCTGTGCTGCATGCTTGCAGCCATGCTGGTTTGGTGGATGAGGGTTTGGATTTGTTTAAATTCATGCTTATAAACCACCAAATAAGTCCGGCAGATGATCATTATACTTGCATTGTCGACCTTCTTGGCCGTTCTGGTAGACTGGATGAGGCTTATGATATCATTAGAACAATGCCGTACACACCTAGTCATGCCGTTTGGGGTGCATTGCTTGGTGCTTGTGTAATACACGAGAATGCTGAGTTGGGGGAGAAAGCTGCAAAGCGGCTTTTCGAACTGGAGCCAGAGAACACCGGGAATTATGTATTGATGGCAAAAATTTATTCTGCAGTTGGGAGGTGGAAAGATGCAGAAAATATGAGACGTATAATAAATGACATTGGATTGCGGAAAGCACCAGCTCACAGTTTGATTCAG tcCAAAATGGAGGCGAAACTTAATCAGGAAAATCCAGTTATCTATGTTACTCGGGCTCAGATAGAAGTGTTGGATATAGATACGTCATATATTTATAGGTTTCTAAAAGGTCATGGTCATATTCATATTCATGTACTCGTGTCCAAAAGATGTATTGAACATGAGCATCGGACATGA